One window of the Flavobacteriales bacterium genome contains the following:
- a CDS encoding CPBP family intramembrane metalloprotease, with the protein MTASINVFGAGLIFGLITIKFDSLICSTFAHTVWNYFGAVWFGLIPLDNYPSMKLISVTGNSLLIGDKNGMETGFIVSSNYVSLCYLVMDKKTAGNKVLAKPGLT; encoded by the coding sequence TTGACAGCATCTATAAATGTATTTGGAGCTGGACTTATCTTTGGACTTATCACAATAAAGTTTGACAGTTTAATATGTTCAACATTCGCACATACAGTATGGAATTATTTTGGTGCAGTTTGGTTTGGACTTATTCCATTAGATAATTACCCATCTATGAAGTTAATTTCTGTTACTGGAAATTCACTTTTAATTGGTGACAAAAATGGGATGGAAACTGGCTTTATTGTGAGCAGTAACTATGTTAGCCTTTGTTATTTAGTTATGGACAAAAAAACGGCAGGTAACAAGGTATTGGCAAAACCAGGGCTGACGTAA